Below is a window of Christensenella minuta DNA.
TAAACACCACCGCAATAATAATATAGATTTTTCTGCTCATTTTCTCTTACCTTTCCATATCGTTTCTCTTAGGTGGAGTCAAATCTCTGCAATACTCCGGATACCTCAACTTGATACCCTCCATAAAATACGGAGCATATCCGCAACAGAACAGTTCCTCCGGTGTATAGAGATTTTCCCTGCCTTCTTCCGTAAATCCATTCCAGAGATTAAAGGCAAGGTGGCAGACCTTGACTGTGCCACTTGTCTGCCAACCGCCGTGCATACCTTCCGGTATGATACAGTCCCTCTTGAAATCAAACATCTTTCCGATGTTCATTCTCGTTTCTTCTGAAATACCCATCACATAGAAAAATGCTCTGTGATAGCAGTCATTGACTTTACACTTATCCAGATTTTCCAATACAAAATCTCTGTGTGCAGCATTGCGAAATTGAATTTTAGACATTATAAATCCCTCCTTATGCTTCGCCCGGCTTGGTCGTCATCAGTTTATAAAGTTTCGTGTTCTTAGGGAATTTGTTTGCAAACGGTACAAGAGAACTTCCCACCTTGATAAGTCCGTGTCCTGCTTCCACATTCGTGATATAGGACATCTGAAGGTCGGAAATATTCAGAAGTTTTGCAAGCTCAAGCCTGTCTGTGGAAGCCTGATTCAGCATAATGATAAACTCTGAGTTTGCAAGCATTGTTCTCGCTGTGTGGCTCTGCAAAAGGTCATCGACGTTCTGGGTAATTCCACTTGCGTATGCACCGTATTTTCTCACACGCTTCCACAAGGTAAAGAGGAAGTTTGCAGAATATTCGTGCTGGAACAGAAGATAAATCTCATCAATGAAGATAAAGGTATTCTTACCCTTTGCACGGTTCTGTGTGATACGGTTCAGGATAGAGTCAAGGACAACAAGCATACCAATCGGCATAAGCTGTTTACCCAAGTCAAGAATGTCATAGCAGATAAGGCGGTTATTGGTATCCACATTCGTCTGCTTTGCAAAAGTGTTCAGAGAACCATGCGTAAAAAGCTCAATAGCAAGTGCCAGTTCCTTTGCTTCCGGTTCGTCCTGCTGCAAAAGTTCTGCCCTGAAATCCTGCAAGGTCGGTATATGTCCCTGATAGTC
It encodes the following:
- a CDS encoding DUF6075 family protein, which encodes MSKIQFRNAAHRDFVLENLDKCKVNDCYHRAFFYVMGISEETRMNIGKMFDFKRDCIIPEGMHGGWQTSGTVKVCHLAFNLWNGFTEEGRENLYTPEELFCCGYAPYFMEGIKLRYPEYCRDLTPPKRNDMER